The Flavobacterium marginilacus genome window below encodes:
- a CDS encoding Piwi domain-containing protein, with protein sequence MSGLFLNFYQVDIPTKAVSIDSIEYSKHSSKEAFIALKDNFPNLFFYRDDDKFLIWKNTNEAELPENVNSINIDFSEKPKILSKIFERSIIDFIEPKGYKIFKNKHSNSWEIISSKDILKGSIEGLIVNRIVNFSPCFFFKESKLLLGFSLSTSLKNSFTWSKAEFEKHGIDIKGLRGDEERIYANRQSLKRFLETKGATSKYDQIINDENRNAKVFSVIDSFYKWLEKNKAEIQLPYGLVINSISKKYLPFEDDLIKSEIINKPQRYFYSNRKNTQGLQYYDQMVKAYQPYSLELYQNKQINIGIICPSEYQGETEGFVKKTEAKLKEVFHFNSLNVHFKTITNKDLESYKEVLYDETLLKCDLVYVIVNEAQEKLSPSNSPYYVCKAKFIGNGIPTQDIQIETIRQNLNAFTMTNIALNSYAKLGGTAWTIEKEEKLKDELVIGIGSTLSESGQFVLGIAQVFHNDGRYMTGDCSPLSSFDNYAENLENHLFKTLQPLVEEMSKSGTFRLIFHLFKSASEEYEIKAINRLKERFTNFNFEFALVHLAYGHNFRLYNNDGNNDIKQGTYIQLSKYSALLHFVGKSDLPLKIDLDKRSTFTSLFYLAKQVYWFSHLSHRSYMPSKRTVTIMYPSLMAKMTEELKKVEGWDYERLKAVSEKLWFI encoded by the coding sequence ATGAGTGGATTATTTTTAAATTTCTATCAAGTAGATATTCCAACAAAAGCAGTTTCAATTGATTCAATTGAATACAGTAAGCATTCTTCAAAGGAGGCGTTTATTGCTTTAAAAGATAATTTTCCAAATCTTTTTTTCTATCGTGATGACGATAAATTTTTAATTTGGAAAAACACCAATGAAGCCGAACTTCCTGAAAATGTTAATTCAATAAATATTGACTTTTCCGAGAAACCCAAAATACTTTCAAAAATATTTGAAAGGTCAATTATTGATTTCATAGAACCCAAAGGGTATAAAATTTTCAAGAATAAACATTCCAATTCTTGGGAAATTATTTCATCAAAAGATATCCTTAAGGGTAGTATTGAAGGTTTGATAGTCAACAGAATTGTTAATTTCTCACCTTGCTTTTTTTTCAAAGAAAGCAAATTGCTTTTAGGCTTTTCATTATCAACATCACTAAAAAATTCTTTTACTTGGAGTAAGGCAGAATTTGAAAAACACGGGATTGACATTAAAGGATTGAGGGGAGATGAAGAACGGATTTATGCAAACAGACAATCATTAAAAAGATTCTTAGAGACTAAAGGAGCAACGTCCAAATATGACCAAATCATTAATGATGAAAACAGGAACGCTAAAGTATTCTCAGTAATTGATAGTTTTTACAAATGGCTTGAAAAGAATAAAGCGGAAATTCAATTGCCTTATGGATTGGTGATTAATTCAATTTCCAAAAAATATCTGCCATTTGAAGATGATTTGATAAAATCTGAAATTATTAATAAACCACAACGATACTTTTACAGCAACCGCAAGAACACACAAGGCTTACAATATTACGACCAAATGGTTAAGGCATATCAACCTTATTCATTGGAACTTTATCAAAATAAGCAAATCAATATTGGCATTATTTGCCCATCAGAATACCAAGGTGAAACAGAAGGGTTTGTCAAAAAAACGGAAGCAAAGTTGAAAGAAGTATTTCATTTCAACTCTTTAAACGTTCACTTCAAGACCATTACCAACAAAGATTTAGAAAGCTACAAAGAAGTGCTTTATGATGAAACGTTACTTAAATGTGATTTGGTGTATGTTATTGTAAATGAAGCACAAGAAAAATTAAGCCCTAGCAATTCACCTTATTACGTTTGCAAGGCAAAGTTTATTGGAAATGGAATACCAACACAAGATATTCAAATTGAAACTATTAGGCAAAATTTGAATGCATTTACGATGACAAATATTGCTCTTAACTCTTATGCTAAACTTGGTGGAACGGCTTGGACAATTGAAAAGGAAGAAAAACTAAAAGATGAATTGGTTATTGGAATTGGTTCGACACTTTCAGAAAGTGGACAGTTTGTTTTAGGCATTGCGCAAGTATTTCATAATGATGGCAGGTATATGACAGGGGATTGTTCTCCCCTTTCTTCGTTCGATAATTATGCTGAAAATTTAGAAAACCACCTTTTTAAAACATTACAGCCCTTGGTTGAGGAAATGAGCAAGTCGGGTACATTCCGTTTGATTTTTCATTTGTTCAAATCAGCTAGCGAAGAATACGAAATAAAAGCCATTAACAGATTAAAAGAAAGATTTACTAATTTCAACTTTGAGTTTGCCTTGGTTCATTTGGCTTATGGTCATAATTTCCGACTGTACAACAACGATGGAAATAATGACATCAAGCAAGGAACATATATTCAACTAAGCAAATATTCGGCATTGCTTCATTTTGTTGGCAAAAGTGATTTGCCTTTAAAAATTGATTTAGACAAACGTTCAACCTTTACAAGTTTATTTTACTTAGCAAAACAAGTTTATTGGTTCTCTCACTTATCACATAGAAGTTATATGCCTTCTAAAAGAACCGTAACCATAATGTATCCTTCCTTAATGGCTAAAATGACGGAAGAACTTAAAAAAGTTGAAGGATGGGATTATGAAAGATTAAAAGCAGTAAGCGAAAAATTATGGTTTATTTAA
- a CDS encoding tyrosine-type recombinase/integrase, which yields MKILKYKKFTGLHIVCKKCNKLIEVSQETYKGCNHPIDRQKYKAILKQNGGRKTRDLKSVEYDEAIRELLDFKHELANPIRLIAEIPKVEVKHELLKDCIMMFGDWLENVDVPNHQKRPRSSSHIKNTLSNLMKFSRFLEDNKFDLNRFKIYDLNDVIIGKYYDHLDLTCKMATTYNHNTKSLKSFNNFLINQKGFNIPNFFGKVKLKYESMNPTSIKDDYFKKLLNAISNEDSICIYPNGRRKNEYRPYTRDAIELVAYTGMRIEETMSLKFSDIVLDDDGNIQHLVGTDLKFERAHNWNNTKAPKKVLIPISAELENVLNRLDYKKYMGTDKYLIADDFNISRKTLATQLSHSFTFFRKKANLSDDFSIKHLRKTFLTKLHTKTGFIESLGYQRSAKVTLNNYIDKVQVVKEINKIGFGYFNE from the coding sequence ATGAAAATACTGAAATATAAAAAATTTACTGGTTTGCATATCGTATGCAAGAAGTGCAACAAACTCATTGAAGTCTCACAGGAGACATACAAAGGCTGTAATCATCCAATTGACAGGCAGAAGTACAAAGCAATACTAAAGCAAAATGGAGGTCGTAAAACGAGAGATTTAAAGTCTGTGGAATACGATGAAGCAATTAGAGAGTTGCTGGATTTTAAACATGAATTGGCTAATCCAATTCGGTTGATTGCTGAGATCCCAAAAGTTGAGGTTAAGCATGAATTGCTGAAAGATTGTATTATGATGTTTGGTGATTGGCTAGAAAACGTAGATGTTCCAAACCATCAAAAAAGACCTCGCTCAAGTAGTCATATTAAAAACACTCTTAGCAATCTTATGAAGTTTAGTAGGTTTCTTGAAGATAATAAATTTGACCTCAACAGATTTAAAATCTATGACTTAAATGATGTAATTATAGGAAAATATTATGACCATTTAGATTTGACTTGCAAGATGGCAACTACTTATAATCATAATACTAAATCCCTAAAAAGTTTTAATAATTTTTTAATTAATCAGAAAGGCTTCAATATTCCTAACTTCTTTGGAAAAGTAAAATTGAAATATGAAAGCATGAACCCAACAAGCATTAAGGATGATTATTTTAAAAAATTATTGAATGCTATATCAAACGAAGATTCTATATGTATATACCCTAATGGGCGCAGAAAGAATGAGTATCGACCTTACACTAGAGATGCTATTGAGTTAGTTGCCTACACTGGAATGAGAATAGAAGAAACCATGAGTTTGAAGTTTTCAGATATTGTGTTAGATGATGATGGAAATATTCAACATTTAGTCGGAACAGATTTAAAATTTGAACGGGCGCATAATTGGAATAACACCAAGGCTCCTAAAAAAGTCTTGATTCCAATTTCAGCAGAGTTGGAGAACGTATTGAATAGATTGGACTATAAAAAATACATGGGAACTGATAAGTATTTGATTGCTGATGATTTTAATATTTCTCGAAAAACACTAGCGACCCAACTAAGTCATTCATTCACGTTTTTTAGAAAGAAAGCAAACCTATCTGATGATTTTAGTATTAAGCATTTGCGAAAAACATTTCTAACAAAGTTGCATACTAAAACTGGATTTATTGAGTCATTAGGTTATCAACGGTCTGCAAAAGTGACATTGAATAATTATATTGATAAGGTTCAGGTTGTAAAGGAGATTAATAAAATAGGGTTTGGATATTTTAATGAATAG
- a CDS encoding DUF5131 family protein codes for MAENSKIEWTHHTANLWWRCTKVHAGCDNCYALNFAKRVGNDIWGNDKPRRMIKNVWSELSRFQKEAKNQRTTRRVFVGSMMDIFEKPMPLVDHKGNPYSEEESEFWNTGQLRDKFFNEVVPNSPNLMFLMLTKRPSNINKYIPESWKENPPKNVMFGTSPVSQETANKLILQLSEVNGLRFLSVEPQLEKVDLMAKANDGTDKVLLDMVHWIIQGGESGHHRRPFDTDWGRLIRNNCKEKGVPFFFKQIDKKLEIPQDLWIREFPKFNDNI; via the coding sequence ATGGCTGAAAATAGCAAAATTGAATGGACGCATCACACGGCAAACCTATGGTGGAGATGTACAAAAGTACACGCTGGCTGTGACAACTGTTACGCATTAAACTTCGCAAAAAGAGTTGGTAATGATATCTGGGGCAATGATAAACCAAGAAGAATGATTAAAAATGTATGGTCTGAACTTTCAAGATTTCAGAAGGAAGCAAAAAATCAAAGAACAACTCGTAGAGTCTTTGTTGGCTCGATGATGGACATCTTCGAAAAACCAATGCCATTAGTGGACCATAAAGGAAATCCATATTCAGAAGAAGAAAGTGAGTTCTGGAATACGGGTCAATTGAGAGACAAATTCTTTAATGAAGTTGTTCCAAATTCTCCAAATCTAATGTTCTTAATGCTAACCAAAAGACCTTCAAATATCAATAAGTATATTCCTGAGAGTTGGAAAGAGAATCCTCCAAAAAATGTAATGTTTGGAACTTCTCCAGTAAGCCAAGAAACAGCAAACAAATTAATCCTTCAACTTTCAGAAGTTAATGGTTTAAGATTTCTTAGTGTTGAACCTCAATTGGAGAAAGTTGATTTGATGGCAAAAGCTAATGACGGAACAGATAAAGTTTTATTGGACATGGTTCACTGGATTATACAAGGTGGAGAGTCAGGACATCATAGACGACCATTCGATACGGACTGGGGTAGATTGATTAGGAATAACTGTAAAGAAAAAGGCGTTCCGTTTTTCTTCAAACAGATTGATAAAAAATTAGAAATCCCTCAAGATTTATGGATTAGAGAATTTCCAAAATTTAATGATAACATTTAA
- a CDS encoding IS982 family transposase has protein sequence MICFDKITDIFSIVDEFCKDFDKTTQSFLLGKPSKRPSIMSKSEVITIYLLFHLSGFRCFKHYYIFYVQKHMQNEFPNTVSYNRFLELMQSVLLPMTIFAKTCCLGNCTGISFVDSTPIRVCKNKRISRNKVFKGIATTGKSTMGWFHGFKLHIIINDKGELLSFAVTQANVDDREPLKNEGFLNAIFGKLFGDKGYISEKLSQLLFVDGIQLITSIRNNMKNSLMEMSDKILLRKRSIIETVNDELKNICQVEHSRHRSFTNFLSNLIAGIIAYNFLPKKPSLKYETIKTNQLAVFY, from the coding sequence ATGATTTGTTTTGATAAAATTACAGATATTTTTTCTATTGTTGATGAATTTTGCAAAGATTTTGATAAAACCACACAGTCTTTTCTGCTAGGAAAACCTTCCAAACGTCCTTCGATTATGTCAAAATCAGAAGTAATTACAATTTATTTACTTTTTCATTTGAGTGGTTTTCGCTGTTTCAAGCATTATTACATTTTTTATGTCCAAAAGCATATGCAAAATGAATTTCCTAATACAGTTTCTTATAATCGCTTTTTAGAACTAATGCAAAGTGTTCTTTTGCCAATGACAATTTTTGCCAAAACCTGTTGCTTAGGCAATTGCACAGGCATTTCGTTTGTAGACTCAACACCAATTAGAGTTTGTAAAAACAAACGAATCAGTAGAAACAAAGTTTTTAAAGGTATTGCCACTACAGGGAAATCTACAATGGGCTGGTTTCATGGGTTTAAACTCCACATCATCATTAATGACAAAGGAGAATTGTTAAGTTTTGCTGTAACTCAAGCCAACGTAGATGATAGAGAGCCACTGAAAAATGAGGGCTTTTTGAATGCTATTTTCGGAAAACTATTTGGTGATAAAGGATATATAAGCGAGAAACTCTCTCAATTATTATTTGTTGATGGAATCCAATTAATTACAAGTATTCGAAATAATATGAAAAATAGTTTGATGGAAATGAGTGATAAAATTTTACTCCGTAAACGTTCAATAATAGAAACGGTTAACGATGAACTTAAAAATATTTGCCAAGTTGAACATTCTAGACATCGTTCATTTACCAACTTTTTGTCAAATCTTATCGCTGGAATAATTGCTTATAATTTTCTGCCTAAAAAACCTTCTTTGAAATACGAAACGATTAAAACTAACCAATTGGCTGTATTTTATTAA
- a CDS encoding helix-turn-helix domain-containing protein, with product MEAMDNTSELKRLGLRIKQLRTARGLSQAKLGALIFKDQQSIHKVEAGEFNPTYLYLLEICKGLEVTMSELLDFN from the coding sequence ATGGAAGCTATGGATAACACAAGTGAATTGAAGCGTTTGGGATTGCGGATTAAGCAATTAAGAACGGCTCGTGGTTTATCACAAGCTAAACTTGGTGCACTTATATTTAAAGACCAGCAATCCATCCACAAAGTCGAAGCTGGAGAATTTAATCCTACATATCTCTATCTTCTCGAAATATGTAAAGGACTCGAAGTAACCATGAGTGAATTGCTTGATTTTAACTAA
- a CDS encoding SHOCT domain-containing protein encodes MNSTDNKFSFSTGVNITFLNDSLNVNSTNYNSSISYDNLDNYTYENVTKPRVTPFALAVRTLVLGWAIAFTITIPIKDEWGGIFFTASSSDIFLAWSSIIIFVCSFLISGLIFWGYVFSAAIQTTFLSRLINNHFSDHGILVTIGNKSGNNIEFYALDNEVSKITEVEKEILNRRKSITDGASQNTSYSDLKKLKQLHEEGIITEQEFDLKKKQILGL; translated from the coding sequence ATGAACAGTACAGATAATAAATTTAGTTTTAGCACAGGAGTTAATATAACATTTCTCAATGATTCATTGAATGTAAATAGTACCAATTATAATAGTAGTATAAGCTATGATAATTTAGACAATTATACTTATGAAAATGTTACTAAGCCTAGAGTTACTCCTTTTGCTTTAGCTGTTAGGACTCTTGTTTTGGGATGGGCTATTGCTTTTACAATCACAATACCAATAAAAGACGAATGGGGTGGCATATTTTTTACAGCAAGTTCATCAGACATTTTCTTAGCATGGTCGTCAATAATAATATTTGTTTGTTCTTTTTTGATTTCAGGTTTAATATTTTGGGGATATGTATTTTCTGCGGCTATTCAGACAACTTTTTTAAGTAGATTAATCAATAATCATTTTTCAGACCATGGAATATTGGTAACAATAGGAAATAAAAGTGGAAATAATATTGAGTTTTATGCACTTGATAACGAAGTTTCAAAAATTACCGAAGTTGAAAAGGAAATTTTAAATAGAAGAAAATCAATTACAGATGGCGCATCCCAAAATACATCATATTCTGATTTAAAAAAATTGAAGCAATTGCATGAAGAAGGTATCATTACTGAGCAGGAATTTGATTTGAAGAAAAAACAAATTTTAGGATTGTAA
- a CDS encoding recombinase family protein, whose amino-acid sequence MKYYFYSRTSTVLQNSARQIESFKSHEGFDPSRLFVERIQGNVPFMERPEAVKMFDEITNQSERCTVVVDSTDRLGRNLLDILNTISVFKKNHINLKSLKEGFSTFLDNGEENPMANLVISVMGSIGEMSRNQIKTRSMEGIKIAQALGKFAGRKIGAVQSDEKLLERHQTVQKKLQKGLTVREITEITGASSTTIIKVKKVMRNRNMI is encoded by the coding sequence ATGAAATACTACTTTTATTCTCGTACCTCAACTGTCCTTCAAAATTCTGCTAGACAAATTGAATCGTTTAAATCGCATGAAGGATTTGACCCCTCCAGATTGTTTGTCGAAAGGATTCAAGGAAATGTTCCGTTTATGGAAAGACCTGAAGCAGTTAAAATGTTTGATGAAATCACAAATCAATCTGAAAGATGTACTGTAGTAGTCGATTCAACGGACCGCTTGGGCAGAAATTTATTGGATATTTTAAATACAATATCTGTCTTTAAAAAAAACCACATCAATTTGAAATCACTTAAAGAAGGATTTTCAACATTCTTGGATAATGGTGAAGAAAACCCAATGGCTAATCTTGTGATTTCCGTAATGGGTAGTATTGGAGAGATGTCTAGAAATCAGATAAAAACCCGTTCTATGGAAGGTATAAAAATTGCTCAGGCTCTTGGAAAATTCGCTGGTAGAAAAATTGGGGCTGTACAAAGTGATGAAAAACTATTGGAACGACACCAGACCGTACAAAAGAAATTACAGAAAGGATTAACTGTAAGAGAGATTACAGAAATTACAGGGGCATCAAGTACTACAATAATAAAAGTTAAAAAAGTTATGAGAAACAGGAATATGATTTGA
- a CDS encoding CHAT domain-containing protein: MTVKEIFKELFVYSVTKNNPVWELNCDWNEDSLLAEIEHLMQIEFIGIVEHYKLSEKINAITHAVFDEIIDLRRRCDIPEYEEKLAYLQLNWGVCASTRFNCQGEFLYCYGIFNKSLFETVPENGEQQYFDTLFLYRYMFSQSEYLRNSIDLIDEWLHQLFYYSKSFSGLSEWCNLFYDALVNRLIVNPFIPKYYTGFLSTLLSWGELYEKHDSVKKIKEFIQLTYDGNNWTSDVEKNKVKAEFGLSLLMFKNYHTIEQKELIYSDLKNSGLLHSLNMMQAAIAISCDILILDKNSQELIDAISAYNNDVSLHNVKEIELTYNRARIFKNLLNTPIQIAVTNGRSDYIENILTNYYNIILPSSSNEIIFISPNQPEGVTYCFNNTTSIVPNDIKTLLVELVDLENEIFNTVRLLKGKTNQKLVVPNKTIGQPTKLKAKIFKSKLLNYYRFDLINFKELTSKYSICQFDLNSFPIQPLMLEQTGLTFPLNLSLTEKYSFSKVERVLYWQGNSMTSEIETNAIKEVFSYSNIELIILNSNDYTKEELLIKCNSEIFDVIWISSHGHHEHYETNKSHIVLSDTESINIREFNSLRNRNENRRLIFLNICEGGVHSQNGEFKNIGFPNLLVDYNQDVLSHLWMVDWRISSVYGTLIGIGLAKYSYNFFESYQFSLNLLLEGKDSVLKELKAHEYNLEELISRIENDESTDWYNLVNNYSPVYHI, encoded by the coding sequence ATGACAGTTAAAGAAATTTTTAAAGAGTTATTTGTTTATTCTGTTACAAAAAACAATCCTGTATGGGAATTAAATTGTGATTGGAATGAAGATAGTTTATTAGCAGAAATTGAGCACTTAATGCAAATTGAGTTTATTGGAATTGTTGAGCATTATAAGCTATCAGAAAAAATCAATGCAATAACACATGCTGTTTTTGATGAAATAATAGATTTGAGGAGAAGATGTGATATACCCGAATACGAGGAGAAATTAGCCTATTTACAATTAAATTGGGGAGTTTGTGCATCTACTAGATTTAATTGTCAAGGTGAATTTTTATATTGCTATGGGATTTTTAATAAATCTCTTTTCGAAACAGTACCAGAAAATGGAGAGCAGCAATATTTTGATACTCTTTTTTTGTATAGGTACATGTTTTCACAAAGTGAGTACTTACGAAATAGTATTGATTTAATTGACGAATGGTTGCATCAACTTTTTTATTATTCAAAGTCTTTTTCTGGCTTATCGGAATGGTGTAATCTTTTTTATGATGCATTGGTAAACAGACTAATTGTTAACCCTTTTATTCCTAAATATTATACTGGTTTTTTATCAACCCTTTTATCTTGGGGAGAGCTTTATGAAAAACATGATTCCGTTAAAAAGATTAAAGAATTTATTCAATTAACCTACGATGGAAATAATTGGACTTCTGATGTAGAAAAAAACAAAGTTAAAGCAGAATTTGGATTATCTCTATTAATGTTCAAAAATTATCATACCATTGAGCAAAAAGAATTAATCTATTCAGACTTGAAAAATTCTGGTTTATTACATAGTCTAAATATGATGCAAGCAGCAATAGCTATTTCTTGTGATATTTTAATTTTGGATAAAAATTCACAAGAATTAATCGATGCCATTTCTGCATATAATAATGATGTGTCTCTTCATAATGTAAAAGAAATTGAATTGACATATAATAGAGCTAGAATTTTTAAAAATTTATTAAACACTCCAATACAAATAGCAGTTACAAATGGGCGAAGTGATTATATCGAAAATATTTTAACTAACTATTATAATATAATTCTTCCAAGTAGTTCCAATGAAATCATATTTATATCACCAAATCAACCTGAAGGAGTAACATATTGTTTTAACAATACAACATCAATTGTGCCAAATGATATTAAAACCTTATTAGTCGAACTTGTAGATTTAGAGAATGAAATATTTAATACAGTTAGATTATTAAAAGGTAAAACTAATCAAAAGTTAGTAGTACCTAATAAAACAATAGGCCAGCCAACAAAACTAAAAGCTAAAATCTTTAAAAGTAAACTTCTTAATTATTATCGATTTGACTTAATTAATTTTAAAGAACTTACTTCTAAATATTCCATATGTCAATTTGACTTAAATTCATTTCCAATTCAACCTTTAATGCTTGAACAAACAGGTTTAACCTTTCCATTAAACTTGAGTTTAACAGAAAAATATTCTTTCTCAAAAGTTGAAAGAGTGCTTTATTGGCAAGGAAATAGTATGACTTCTGAAATTGAAACTAATGCTATTAAAGAAGTTTTCAGCTACTCTAACATTGAACTTATCATTCTTAATTCAAACGATTATACTAAGGAAGAATTACTAATAAAATGTAATAGTGAAATTTTTGATGTAATTTGGATATCATCTCATGGACATCACGAGCACTATGAAACAAATAAATCTCACATAGTATTATCTGACACTGAAAGCATAAATATAAGAGAATTCAATTCATTAAGAAATAGAAACGAAAATAGAAGACTTATATTTTTAAATATTTGTGAAGGTGGAGTTCATTCTCAAAATGGAGAATTCAAAAACATAGGTTTTCCAAATTTACTAGTTGACTATAATCAAGATGTATTATCTCATCTTTGGATGGTAGATTGGAGAATTTCATCCGTTTACGGTACATTGATAGGAATTGGATTAGCAAAGTATTCATATAATTTCTTTGAATCTTACCAATTTTCATTAAACCTTTTATTAGAAGGTAAAGATTCAGTATTAAAAGAATTAAAAGCTCATGAATATAATCTTGAGGAATTAATTTCCAGGATTGAAAATGATGAAAGTACAGATTGGTATAATTTAGTCAATAATTACAGCCCTGTCTATCACATTTAA
- a CDS encoding DNA cytosine methyltransferase, translating to MNQTQINQDGINVLSLFDGISCAKLALEKAGIKINKYYSSEICPHALAIQDHHYSGDTNFIQLGDVCKIEGIDLASEIDLVVFGSPCTNLSSINPVDRRGLEGTESKLFYEAKRIIRDIYLFAPTKKKVYFLMENVASMTAKDRDIITNELSEIFYDVKLVKINSADIAPANRRRLYWTNIPNVGVPEPKLIKYQDIVVNGYVDKEKANVLLGSNCTLTNGIFRYYKMNIGNLIYKDRKFADQPTEQKLLEYPFILHKSGYIGKSRSGFDEYDFPNGCYRLPSVLESERLMTIPDGYVSDVLRVSKTNKLKAIGLAMTVDVIAHLVSPLKKI from the coding sequence ATGAATCAAACCCAAATCAACCAAGACGGAATAAATGTCTTATCATTATTCGATGGCATCTCATGTGCCAAATTAGCTTTAGAGAAAGCTGGAATCAAAATCAATAAATATTACAGTAGCGAAATATGTCCTCATGCTCTTGCGATTCAGGACCATCATTATTCTGGTGACACCAATTTTATCCAATTGGGTGATGTTTGCAAGATTGAAGGAATAGACTTAGCAAGTGAAATAGACCTAGTAGTTTTTGGAAGTCCATGTACGAATCTATCTAGCATTAATCCAGTTGATAGAAGAGGGCTTGAAGGAACTGAATCTAAATTGTTTTATGAAGCAAAAAGAATCATTCGTGACATCTATTTATTTGCACCAACTAAAAAGAAAGTATATTTCCTCATGGAGAATGTTGCAAGTATGACTGCAAAGGACCGAGACATAATTACTAATGAACTTTCAGAAATATTCTATGATGTGAAATTAGTGAAGATAAATTCAGCAGATATTGCACCAGCCAATAGAAGAAGACTTTACTGGACCAACATTCCTAATGTAGGAGTTCCTGAACCAAAACTAATAAAGTACCAAGACATTGTAGTCAATGGATATGTTGACAAAGAAAAGGCTAACGTATTATTAGGCAGCAATTGCACCCTAACCAACGGAATTTTTAGATACTATAAAATGAATATTGGAAACCTTATATATAAGGACAGAAAATTTGCAGACCAACCAACTGAACAAAAATTACTTGAATATCCATTTATACTTCACAAATCAGGATACATAGGAAAATCTCGTTCAGGCTTTGATGAATATGATTTCCCAAACGGATGCTATCGTTTACCTAGTGTATTAGAATCCGAAAGGCTTATGACCATTCCTGATGGATATGTTTCAGATGTACTAAGAGTATCCAAGACCAACAAGCTAAAGGCAATTGGATTGGCAATGACTGTTGATGTTATTGCTCATTTGGTTTCACCATTAAAGAAAATTTAA